In Tursiops truncatus isolate mTurTru1 chromosome X, mTurTru1.mat.Y, whole genome shotgun sequence, the following proteins share a genomic window:
- the RAI2 gene encoding retinoic acid-induced protein 2, which produces MDDLQSQNLSMDMTDSSPALANNRLENGMAQLITTEAWNINSTDLVKKALVTVPAPSILNPPAESQSGMALKVAATVLQPLCLGESPVVMPIHMQVEGSPAPELNPNGNATYVMTTQGPVQLPVVLEQHVFQHLNSPLVLPQEAPCSSSAIHSNLFQGAEDPEAQPQLLDLRIPSQPQEPTLPFEAVLQNLFPSQGALGPPPCQPPPGYAPVPPQPFNSPLSPLVPPATLLVPYPVIVPLPVPVPIPIPIPVPQSSESKFSPSFRKPPSSFGLHPFKGTQTPLQKEELKPFDLLPPREYFQLGRHTVIKMGSENEALDLSMKSVPWLKAGEVSPPMCQEDAALDLSLAAHRKSEPPPETLYDSSGSADSPGHTVMEKLPSGTEVPFAPATPHEASAAMDSHMGSSVAAEPPSQPSSEVKAENNIEIVSESQAAKVIVSVEDTVPTIFCGKIKGLSGVSTKNFSFKREDSMLQGYDINSPGEESMGNAEPLRKPVKNRSIKLKKVNSQEIHMLPIKKQRLATFFPRK; this is translated from the coding sequence ATGGACGATCTGCAGTCCCAGAACCTCTCCATGGACATGACCGACTCCTCCCCTGCCTTGGCCAATAACAGACTGGAGAACGGCATGGCCCAGCTGATCACCACTGAGGCCTGGAACATCAACTCCACCGACCTGGTAAAGAAGGCCCTGGTGACCGTGCCGGCCCCGTCCATTCTGAACCCCCCGGCTGAGTCCCAGAGCGGCATGGCTCTGAAGGTAGCGGCCACCGTGCTTCAGCCCCTGTGCCTCGGGGAGAGCCCGGTGGTGATGCCCATTCACATGCAGGTGGAGGGCAGCCCCGCGCCTGAGCTCAACCCTAACGGCAACGCCACTTACGTCATGACCACACAGGGCCCCGTGCAGCTGCCGGTGGTGCTGGAGCAGCACGTCTTCCAGCACCTCAACTCCCCTCTGGTCCTGCCACAGGAGGCCCCGTGCTCCTCCAGCGCCATCCACAGCAACCTCTTCCAGGGAGCCGAGGACCCCGaggcccagccccagctcctggaCCTCAGGATCCCCAGCCAGCCGCAGGAGCCCACGTTGCCCTTCGAAGCCGTGCTCCAGAATTTGTTTCCTTCGCAGGGCGCTCTCGGCCCTCCACCCTGTCAGCCTCCGCCGGGATACGCCCCTGTGCCCCCCCAGCCCTTTAACTCCCCCTTGTCCCCCCTGGTCCCGCCAGCCACCCTCTTGGTTCCCTACCCTGTGATCGTCCCCTTGCCTGTGCCGGTCCCCATTCCCATCCCCATCCCAGTGCCTCAGAGTTCTGAATCCAAGTTCAGCCCCAGCTTCCGAAAGCCGCCATCTTCCTTCGGCCTACACCCGTTTAAAGGCACCCAGACCCCTCTCCAGAAGGAGGAACTGAAGCCCTTCGACCTCCTCCCGCCGAGGGAGTACTTCCAGCTCGGCCGCCACACCGTCATCAAGATGGGGAGTGAGAACGAGGCCCTGGATCTCTCCATGAAGTCGGTGCCCTGGCTCAAGGCTGGCGAAGTCAGTCCCCCGATGTGCCAGGAAGATGCAGCCCTAGACCTGTCACTGGCAGCCCACCGGAAATCTGAGCCCCCCCCTGAGACATTGTATGACAGCAGCGGGTCAGCGGACAGCCCAGGTCACACTGTGATGGAGAAACTTCCCAGTGGCACGGAAGTGCCCTTTGCCCCTGCCACGCCCCACGAGGCCTCAGCCGCGATGGATAGTCACATGGGCAGCAGCGTTGCCGCCGAGCCACCCAGCCAGCCCAGCAGTGAGGTCAAGGCTGAAAATAACATTGAGATTGTGAGCGAGTCCCAGGCGGCCAAGGTGATCGTCTCCGTGGAAGACACTGTGCCTACCATCTTCTGTGGCAAGATCAAAGGCCTCTCGGGGGTGTCCACCAAAAACTTCTCCTTCAAAAGAGAAGACTCCATGCTTCAGGGCTATGACATCAACAGCCCAGGAGAAGAGTCCATGGGAAACGCGGAGCCCCTTAGGAAACCCGTCAAAAACCGGAGCATAAAGTTAAAGAAAGTGAACTCCCAGGAAATACACATGCTCCCAATCAAAAAACAACGGCTGGCCACCTTTTTTCCAAGGAAGTAA